The window AGAATGTTGGTAATTGGCTTGCTTCGCTAAGTACAAGTGTGAAGCTACCGCCGGATTCCACCTCTTGGAACCCCACCCCAAGTCGTGCCCACCCTCGACCATCATTTAATGTAGCATTTGCCTGCTGTCTAAATTCAGCCAGTGATGCCGTAACATTACCTTTAGTAGTGACGCTATAGGTTACGGTACGACTAATGGGTTTGGCAGCAGCTTGCTGCTCCGCCACCTTAACTGCAGCCAACCATGCTGGATCTTTCACTGTTGGAACTTTCATGCTTTCTAAGGCGGCTGGTAGACTACGTAATCCCTCTACGGTTGACGATAGGTTACTCACAGTAGTCATGTTTGCGGAAGTCTGGCTCATAACGGGCATACCCGTTGAAGAGGTCAAAATAATCAGACCCGTCATACCATAACCCACCGAACACATCATGCACATAGTATTTATTGTATCCTACTCTCTTACCTTATGGCTACACATTGACCATTGCCCACATTGCTTTTTGGTTACGGTCAAATTGCGGATTTGTATGACTCCCTAATTCAATAAGAATACTCGGTATATTCAATTTTTCGGCGTACCAATCGTCAGCAGTACCGCTGATGCCATATTGGAAAACAGTACTTGATTGACCGGTAATATTGCGATAGCCACTCATTGCAGCGTACGACTGTACGAGGCTATTGGAGTTGCCGGCCTGGTTAGCAGCGATTAGATTTCCCTGACTATGGTAAGACATAATGAGAACAGGCTGTACGCGCCGCACGAATGAAGCAAGCACCTGAGTCTCTCTTTCGGACATCGGAGTACTACCGCCGCCGCCGGGAAAAGGATTATTATTTGTATCTGTTACATCTTTTTGCCAATCACTTGTATCAAAATTTCTATTGAGATCGACATTACGAGCATTCGTTCGAATTCCTGCAGATACGCCATCCGGATTTAGAGATGGAATAACAATAATTGTTTTGTCACTCGGAATAGATCTAGCTTTGGATTCAAGATCTTGAATCCAGCGTTCCATGAGTAACTTAGAACTAAACTCATTACCGTGAATAGCGCCAGTATAAACAACTGTCCTGCTTCCACTCCCAAAATAATATGCGTTGATTGGACGGCCATTAGTTGAATAGCCAATTGTTGAGACTGTATGGCAAATTGTTCTACTAGCAAAACTCCAAGCCGAACTACCATTAATTTCAAAATTACTCTGAATATCATTAGTGAGTTTAATTGTAAAATCACCACACTTGGGTACGCCCGCAAGACTAAGCACTATCTGGTTATCTTTTTTAGATATGAACGATACACCACTCGAAAGCTGTAAAAACGCAGTAACGTCCTGAGAGGCAAGCAATTGCTGGTCAAATGTAATGACAACTGTTGATCCGATTGTGACACTTGTAGCACCGATGTTTGTACTGACAACTTTTGGCCCACCCGAGGTTTGAAATGGTAAGACATATGGTGCATCAAGACCGCTACCGTCCTCTGCCTCCAGTTTATCAATTGATACCTTATACTCTGCTAGGCGCAAAAG is drawn from Candidatus Saccharimonadales bacterium and contains these coding sequences:
- a CDS encoding DUF3152 domain-containing protein, which gives rise to MMCSVGYGMTGLIILTSSTGMPVMSQTSANMTTVSNLSSTVEGLRSLPAALESMKVPTVKDPAWLAAVKVAEQQAAAKPISRTVTYSVTTKGNVTASLAEFRQQANATLNDGRGWARLGVGFQEVESGGSFTLVLSEASQLPTFSTGCTADYSCRAGRYVVINQDRWMGATPSWNNAGGSLRDYRHMVINHETGHWLGHDHEQCGGAGQAAPVMQQQSIDLQGCTFNAWPLASEMWSTQLGINR
- a CDS encoding M14 family metallopeptidase, encoding MFIIQTLKKLYKKIDSLPKRLTIPVGVTLILTIMYSLLFFLDKPITFSYAGSTCINQLTIFPDIVKTSNESAYKVHTGNELRIANFSLAAFSICFSAQTPPKEGISKVSTAPFSGFFARTTYAITVPHPVNTYIHEIKDPIPGSKPLEIRLDGRDKVFSYVLSSNNKHAQCKSIDAKLSCAIGDLGLTQGKTYNIDLLRQFKGKTTNTVASKSIAILSATKVVATSVKPSEIVYSKPREIDLTFDKNVKQVAAVLYRKEKDNWVRVETSTTFSGAKLNLKTTTDLLRLAEYKVSIDKLEAEDGSGLDAPYVLPFQTSGGPKVVSTNIGATSVTIGSTVVITFDQQLLASQDVTAFLQLSSGVSFISKKDNQIVLSLAGVPKCGDFTIKLTNDIQSNFEINGSSAWSFASRTICHTVSTIGYSTNGRPINAYYFGSGSRTVVYTGAIHGNEFSSKLLMERWIQDLESKARSIPSDKTIIVIPSLNPDGVSAGIRTNARNVDLNRNFDTSDWQKDVTDTNNNPFPGGGGSTPMSERETQVLASFVRRVQPVLIMSYHSQGNLIAANQAGNSNSLVQSYAAMSGYRNITGQSSTVFQYGISGTADDWYAEKLNIPSILIELGSHTNPQFDRNQKAMWAMVNV